In Spirochaeta lutea, a single genomic region encodes these proteins:
- a CDS encoding DUF6326 family protein, with protein MQLQNIRIRLSLLWIVVMLNMIFNDIFSIMVEIVEGSVLQLPGDVQTVMAVAAVLTNIPILMILLSWTLPHRAARIANIAAAIFTIVYVVGGGSLLPHYIIVAVIEVAVLAGIILQAGRWKTPD; from the coding sequence ATGCAACTGCAGAATATTCGAATCCGGCTTTCATTGCTCTGGATTGTGGTCATGCTCAATATGATCTTCAACGACATATTTTCAATAATGGTGGAAATCGTGGAGGGTTCGGTGCTTCAACTGCCCGGAGACGTGCAAACAGTTATGGCCGTGGCGGCGGTGCTGACCAACATACCCATTTTGATGATCCTGCTCTCTTGGACATTACCCCACCGGGCCGCCCGGATAGCAAATATTGCAGCGGCTATCTTTACCATCGTCTACGTGGTGGGGGGAGGAAGTCTTTTGCCCCACTATATCATTGTGGCGGTCATAGAGGTTGCAGTCCTTGCGGGAATCATACTTCAGGCAGGTCGCTGGAAGACCCCAGACTGA
- a CDS encoding Crp/Fnr family transcriptional regulator — MSDLLRDFLAEYLELTPDLYTQLDQSSLVQSYPRGTLVLRQGDKARRAFFVLRGCLRSFTLKNGEDKTLDFFIEEDPVLPLEFGTGEPSSHSLECMEDCMLVGHTREQEERMLAEYPQLKHVCLTLAEVMSAKLQGALSRYRSSTPEERYRDLVESRPDLLQRVPQYYIASYLGIRPESLSRIRRRISRGKFLR, encoded by the coding sequence ATGAGCGACCTGTTAAGAGATTTTTTAGCCGAATATCTGGAACTTACTCCGGATCTCTATACCCAATTGGATCAAAGTTCACTGGTGCAGAGTTATCCCCGGGGAACCCTGGTACTACGCCAGGGAGACAAGGCCCGGCGAGCCTTTTTTGTGCTCCGGGGCTGCCTGCGTAGCTTCACCCTGAAGAATGGAGAGGATAAGACGCTTGATTTTTTCATTGAAGAGGATCCCGTCTTGCCCCTGGAGTTCGGAACCGGCGAGCCTTCCAGCCACAGTCTGGAGTGTATGGAGGATTGTATGTTGGTGGGGCATACCCGGGAGCAGGAGGAAAGGATGCTCGCTGAGTATCCCCAGCTGAAACACGTTTGCCTCACCCTGGCGGAGGTCATGTCTGCCAAGCTCCAAGGGGCTTTGAGCCGGTACCGCAGCTCGACCCCCGAGGAGCGCTACCGGGACCTGGTGGAGTCTCGTCCTGATCTTCTTCAGCGCGTCCCTCAGTATTATATTGCCAGCTACCTGGGGATCCGCCCTGAGTCCCTCAGCCGGATCCGGCGGCGTATTAGCCGGGGTAAATTTTTGAGGTAG
- a CDS encoding calcium/sodium antiporter, with product MSILFIVLGLGGLVFGANLLVDGASALSRRFGVSPLVIGLTVVAFGTSAPELTVSLAAALGGAGAISYGNVVGSNIANILLILGLTALLRPLQVGSSTVRYEIPMAIFASVAVVALGLDSLGIQGAGSAADILSRGDSLVLLGFFGVFLLYTLASARRDSSLREGAQAAPAVRGSVLLPILKVLGGLALLVVGGKLLVDGAVDIAETLGVSQRIIGLTIVAVGTSMPELATSIAAALKGEQDIAVGNIVGSNIFNVFCILGIGGLITPLEIPGGSLVDSAVHLAASLILLIFALGGGGRRLDRWEGGIMLAGFLGYTLWLVL from the coding sequence ATGAGCATACTCTTTATTGTTCTTGGTCTGGGGGGGCTGGTATTCGGAGCCAACCTCTTGGTAGACGGGGCCTCGGCGTTGAGCCGCCGGTTTGGTGTTTCGCCTCTTGTCATCGGCCTAACGGTGGTGGCCTTCGGGACCTCGGCCCCGGAGCTTACGGTTTCCCTGGCGGCTGCTCTTGGGGGGGCCGGGGCTATTTCCTACGGGAATGTGGTGGGATCAAACATCGCCAACATTCTGCTGATTCTGGGACTAACCGCCCTCCTCAGGCCCCTGCAGGTAGGCTCTAGCACGGTACGCTATGAAATTCCCATGGCAATCTTTGCCTCCGTGGCTGTGGTAGCTCTGGGCCTGGACAGCCTGGGTATCCAGGGAGCTGGATCGGCAGCAGATATCCTCAGTCGGGGCGATTCTTTGGTGCTGCTGGGGTTTTTCGGGGTGTTTTTGCTCTACACCTTGGCGAGCGCCCGGAGGGACAGCTCCCTCAGGGAGGGCGCCCAGGCGGCCCCGGCGGTTCGGGGATCCGTACTCTTGCCCATCCTCAAGGTTCTCGGCGGCCTTGCCCTGTTGGTAGTCGGGGGTAAACTCCTGGTTGACGGGGCGGTGGATATTGCCGAAACCCTGGGGGTGAGCCAGCGGATTATCGGACTAACCATTGTTGCGGTGGGCACCAGCATGCCCGAGCTTGCCACCAGCATTGCTGCCGCCCTCAAGGGCGAACAGGATATCGCCGTGGGGAATATCGTCGGCTCCAATATCTTCAATGTATTCTGTATTCTGGGGATTGGCGGTTTGATTACGCCCCTGGAGATTCCCGGCGGCTCCCTGGTAGATTCGGCGGTACATTTGGCAGCATCCCTGATCTTACTGATTTTCGCCCTGGGCGGCGGAGGCAGGCGGCTGGACCGCTGGGAGGGCGGCATCATGCTGGCCGGATTTCTGGGGTATACCCTCTGGCTGGTGTTGTAG
- the sigZ gene encoding RNA polymerase sigma factor SigZ, with the protein MSIEQLWKDFYTPLRGFVAKRVKDPEDVEDIIQQVFLKIAAGISGLQQTQLIRSWIYQITRNCIIDYYRKRRPTEELPAEILDSNRSQGTNQSAELAACIKPMVLQLPDKYRQAVDLAELQGLTQRKVGQRLGLSVSGAKSRVQRGRQKLKEMLLDCCTIETDRYGNIIDFQNAKGSDSDCTSRQGDCGCG; encoded by the coding sequence ATGAGTATTGAACAACTGTGGAAGGATTTTTATACGCCACTCCGGGGTTTCGTAGCAAAGAGGGTGAAAGACCCGGAGGATGTGGAGGATATCATCCAGCAGGTGTTTCTCAAAATAGCTGCCGGAATATCAGGACTCCAGCAGACCCAGCTGATCCGCTCCTGGATCTATCAGATAACCCGGAATTGTATTATCGATTACTACCGGAAGCGGCGGCCTACCGAGGAATTACCCGCAGAAATCCTGGACTCTAATCGTTCTCAAGGAACCAACCAATCCGCGGAACTCGCCGCCTGCATAAAACCCATGGTCCTCCAGCTCCCGGACAAGTATCGGCAAGCCGTCGACCTGGCTGAATTACAGGGGCTTACCCAGCGCAAAGTAGGCCAGCGCCTGGGCCTGTCCGTCTCCGGTGCAAAGTCCAGGGTTCAGCGGGGACGCCAAAAACTGAAGGAGATGCTCCTGGACTGTTGCACCATCGAAACCGATAGATACGGGAACATCATCGACTTCCAGAATGCTAAAGGGTCTGATTCCGACTGTACTTCTCGTCAAGGGGATTGTGGTTGTGGGTGA